GCCATTCACAGCTTCGCCTATGACCCGGACCGGCACCGACTGGACGTGCAGTTCGTCAGCGGCAAGCGCTAAAGCTATTTCGATGTGCCCGCCGATGTGGCGGAAGGCATGCGGGTCGCGATCGCTTCACGCGCCAGTCCCGCTTCACTCCACCGTGACGGATTTGGCGAGGTTGCGCGGCTGATCGACATCGGTGCCCTTGGCGACGGCGACATGATAGGCGAGCAACTGCACCGGCACGGCATAGACCATCGGCGCGATCAGCGGATGGACCTTGGGCATGGTGATCGTCGCCATGCAGCCCTCACCCGCCGCCTGCACCCCGTCATAGTCGGAGATCAGCACCACCTTGCCGCCGCGCGCCTGCACTTCCTGCATGTTGCTGACGGTCTTTTCGAACAGAGGACCGCTGGGCGCGAGGACGATCACCGGCACCTTGTCGTCGATCAGCGCGATCGGGCCATGCTTCATCTCGCCCGCGGCATAGCCCTCGGCATGGATATAGCTGATTTCCTTGAGCTTGAGCGCCCCTTCCAGCGCCAGCGGATAATCCGGTCCGCGACCCAGATAGAGCACATCGCGCGCCCCTGCGATCAGATGCGCCATCGCCTCGATCGACTCGTCGTAGGCCAGCGCGCCGTTGAGCGCGGCGGGCGCTTCGGCGAGATGACGGACCAGCTCCTTCTCGGCCTTCGCGTCCAGCCGTCCCTTGGCCCGCGCCAGATTGGCCGCGAATGCCGCCAGCACCGCCAACTGGCAGGTAAAGGCCTTGGTCGACGCCACGCCGATTTCCGGTCCGGCCAGCGTCGGCAGCAGCAGGTCCGCCTCCCGCGCCATGGTGCTGGTCGGCACATTGACGACGGCGGCGATCTTCTGCCCTTCGGCGCGGGCATGGCGCAACGCGGCCAGCGTATCGGCGGTTTCGCCCGACTGGCTGATGACGATCATCAGGCCGCCTTCCTCCATCACCGGCGCGCGGTAACGGAATTCGCTCGCCACATCGATGTCGACGGGCACGCGGGCGAACTGCTCGAACCAATATTTGGCGACCATGCCAGCATAATAGCTGGTGCCGCACGCCACGATCGTCACGCGGCGGATCGCGCCCAGATCGAAATCGGGGATCGGCAGCGACACCTGATCCTCCATCCGGCGGAGATAGGAACGCAGCGTCTGCGCCACGACCACCGGCTGCTCATAAATCTCCTTGAGCATGTAATGACGGTGATTGCCCTTGGAGATCAGCTCGCCGGTCACGCCCGAAATGGTGACGGGACGCTCGACGGGATTATTGTCCTTGTCGAAAATCTCCGCGCCGTCGCGGGTGATGATGACCCAGTCGCCTTCCTCCAGATAGGCGATGCGCTGGGTCAGCGGCGCCAAAGCCAGAGCATCCGACCCCAGATAGGTCTCGCCCTCACCATAGCCCACCACCAGCGGCGAGCCGAGCCGCGCGCCGATCAGCATGTCCGGATGGCTGCGGAACAGGATCGCCAGCGCAAAAGCGCCGTGCAGGCGCGGCAGCACCTGCTGGACCGCTTCCTTGGGACTGGCGCCCTGCTCCACCAGTTCGCTCACCAGATGGGCGACGACTTCGGTGTCGGTCTGGCTGTCGAAGGTCCGGCCGCGCGCCATCAGTTCCTCGCGCAGCGGCTTGAAATTCTCGATGATGCCGTTGTGAACGAGGGCGACTTCCCTGGTCGCGTGGGGATGCGCATTGTTGGTCGTCGGCGCGCCATGGGTCGCCCAGCGGGTGTGGGCGATGCCGGTCGTGCCGGGCAACGGCGCCTGCGCCAACTCCTTCACCAGATTGACCAGCTTGCCTTCGGCCCGGCGACGGTCGATCGCGCCCTCATACACCGTCGCGACCCCCGCGCTGTCATAGCCGCGATATTCGAGACGCTTCAGCCCCTCGACCAACCGCTCCGCCACGTCGTCCTTGCCGATGATTCCAATGATGCCGCACATGGATGTCGACCCTCAAACCCCAAGAAAATCAATAATGCCATGCCTATGCCATGTTCGCGCGACCGGCGACAGAGGCATGGTTCATCGTGGACGAATTGTAATCAGCCAGACATCCGGCGGCGCGAGCATCCGGATCGGCAGACCGCTGGTGCCCAGTCCGCCCGAAACCACCATGGTCTTCGCACCGTCACGATAGATGCCACAGGCATAGCGTGTCCTGTAACGCGACGGGACATAGACAATTCCCACAAAGGGCAACGCCACCTGTCCGCAATGGGTATGCCCCACCAACGTCAACATGCTCTGATCCGGCAGAAGCGGAAATACATCCGGCC
This region of Sphingobium sp. EM0848 genomic DNA includes:
- the glmS gene encoding glutamine--fructose-6-phosphate transaminase (isomerizing); its protein translation is MCGIIGIIGKDDVAERLVEGLKRLEYRGYDSAGVATVYEGAIDRRRAEGKLVNLVKELAQAPLPGTTGIAHTRWATHGAPTTNNAHPHATREVALVHNGIIENFKPLREELMARGRTFDSQTDTEVVAHLVSELVEQGASPKEAVQQVLPRLHGAFALAILFRSHPDMLIGARLGSPLVVGYGEGETYLGSDALALAPLTQRIAYLEEGDWVIITRDGAEIFDKDNNPVERPVTISGVTGELISKGNHRHYMLKEIYEQPVVVAQTLRSYLRRMEDQVSLPIPDFDLGAIRRVTIVACGTSYYAGMVAKYWFEQFARVPVDIDVASEFRYRAPVMEEGGLMIVISQSGETADTLAALRHARAEGQKIAAVVNVPTSTMAREADLLLPTLAGPEIGVASTKAFTCQLAVLAAFAANLARAKGRLDAKAEKELVRHLAEAPAALNGALAYDESIEAMAHLIAGARDVLYLGRGPDYPLALEGALKLKEISYIHAEGYAAGEMKHGPIALIDDKVPVIVLAPSGPLFEKTVSNMQEVQARGGKVVLISDYDGVQAAGEGCMATITMPKVHPLIAPMVYAVPVQLLAYHVAVAKGTDVDQPRNLAKSVTVE
- a CDS encoding KTSC domain-containing protein, giving the protein MPSTAIHSFAYDPDRHRLDVQFVSGKR